The following proteins come from a genomic window of Sulfitobacter indolifex:
- a CDS encoding PRC-barrel domain-containing protein, with product MTDQTTPASLVSSDNVNGTAVFSADGTEIGHIDHLMIDKKSGKVAYAVMGFGGFLGMGEEHYPVPWNALDYDPARDGFMTNIDEATVKGAPERTDRWDSDRAWQERTFDHYGVPYYWL from the coding sequence ATGACTGACCAGACAACACCGGCATCGCTGGTTTCTTCTGACAATGTGAACGGCACCGCCGTTTTCAGCGCGGATGGGACCGAAATCGGCCATATCGATCACCTGATGATCGACAAGAAATCCGGCAAAGTTGCCTATGCCGTTATGGGTTTCGGAGGCTTTTTGGGCATGGGTGAGGAACATTACCCCGTGCCGTGGAACGCGCTCGACTATGATCCGGCCCGCGATGGCTTCATGACAAACATTGATGAAGCCACGGTAAAAGGTGCACCGGAGCGGACCGACCGCTGGGACAGCGACCGCGCGTGGCAAGAGCGGACCTTCGACCACTACGGGGTGCCTTACTACTGGCTGTGA
- a CDS encoding PLDc N-terminal domain-containing protein → MEYGLLGLIVLIADIYAIYQVFTSGASGAAKIAWILGIIILPVLGFIVWLIAGPRGNKAHV, encoded by the coding sequence ATGGAATATGGACTTCTCGGGCTTATCGTCCTCATCGCCGACATCTATGCCATCTATCAGGTTTTCACCTCCGGCGCCTCTGGCGCGGCCAAGATTGCTTGGATTTTAGGCATCATCATCCTGCCGGTCTTGGGCTTCATCGTCTGGCTGATCGCGGGCCCGCGTGGCAACAAAGCTCACGTGTAA
- a CDS encoding glycosyl hydrolase family 28-related protein yields the protein MNKAITDGLVLMPTPFAAGLDVWSSGDGTPGSDTYENAANAAFVPADQDFGGALELLKTQSTQRLRYMGQTTLLPGCYLRVTARVKAISGNLPTVRIAGYPAQSGGGRVSGVPEFGPSTTLAAYGDVVEVSAIIGSGARGGVDMVWGAGAAYGHLGLDLTGPTGGVVRIDDIEIEDVTAVFLRDMLAQVDVRDFGAVGNGVTDDTAAFEAANTAADGRTVLVPAGNYLLNGDVTFDTPVKFEGHVTMPVAAVLLLRRNFDLPSYIEAFENEETAFLKAFQALLNNADHDSLDMGGRKVNVTGPLDMQAAVPDKSSYATRRVIRNGQLEAASSSSWDTVVVTSQASYATSDSRKLTNVTNIANVPVGALVEGTGVGREIYVRSKNVATQEITLNAPLYDAAGTQNFTFRKFQYMVDFSGFASLSKFVMADVEFQCNDRCSAINLAPAGLIFHLRDCFVSRPKNRGITSIGGGCQGMLIDRCQFLSAEDALTVPNRSSIALNTNANDVKLRDCRATKFRHFALLAGGNSIVTGNHFFQGDEVDNGVRSAGLILASAHTSAVVTGNYVDNCFIEWTNEQDPTPAFTSGYSFSALSISDNIFLSGEVAPWFSYIVVKPHGAGHFLSGVSITSNRFRSLNGSIDRAERVDTTFADLDMSRCKNVVMKGNSFHAVTTQVENMAEIEFNQSTPSETWVINTSGHLPFEGQALNTDAVMAHGAIRNSNNVAQFDMPYVTHAEGADRDQIHLVWPTPVKGKVSVMVRMDSR from the coding sequence ATGAACAAGGCGATTACCGACGGTTTGGTGTTGATGCCGACGCCCTTTGCGGCGGGGCTGGATGTCTGGTCTAGCGGCGATGGCACGCCGGGGTCCGACACCTACGAAAACGCGGCCAATGCGGCCTTTGTCCCGGCGGATCAGGATTTCGGCGGGGCGCTGGAGTTGCTCAAGACGCAGTCCACGCAGCGGCTGCGCTATATGGGGCAGACCACGCTGTTGCCGGGGTGTTACCTGCGCGTGACGGCGCGAGTGAAGGCCATAAGCGGCAATCTACCAACGGTGCGCATCGCGGGATATCCGGCGCAATCAGGCGGGGGCAGGGTGAGCGGCGTGCCGGAATTCGGTCCGTCTACCACGCTCGCCGCTTATGGCGACGTGGTCGAGGTCAGCGCGATCATCGGCAGTGGCGCCCGCGGCGGGGTCGATATGGTTTGGGGCGCGGGGGCGGCTTACGGGCATCTGGGGCTTGATCTGACTGGGCCGACGGGCGGCGTGGTGCGGATCGACGATATTGAGATCGAAGATGTCACGGCGGTGTTCCTGCGGGACATGCTGGCGCAGGTTGATGTGCGCGACTTTGGCGCGGTGGGCAATGGCGTGACCGACGACACCGCCGCGTTCGAGGCTGCAAATACTGCCGCCGATGGGCGCACGGTGCTGGTGCCTGCAGGGAACTACCTGTTGAACGGTGATGTCACGTTCGACACGCCAGTTAAGTTTGAGGGCCATGTGACCATGCCTGTGGCGGCGGTCCTGCTGCTGCGCCGTAATTTCGACCTGCCCAGCTATATTGAGGCGTTTGAAAATGAAGAGACCGCTTTCCTTAAGGCCTTTCAGGCGCTGCTGAACAACGCGGATCACGACTCGCTGGATATGGGTGGGCGCAAGGTGAATGTGACCGGACCGCTGGATATGCAAGCGGCGGTGCCGGATAAATCTAGCTATGCCACGCGCCGGGTGATCCGCAACGGCCAGCTTGAGGCGGCATCGAGCAGTAGCTGGGACACTGTGGTGGTGACTTCACAGGCGAGCTACGCCACCTCGGATAGTCGCAAGCTGACCAATGTGACCAATATCGCCAATGTGCCCGTGGGCGCGCTGGTTGAAGGCACTGGGGTGGGGCGCGAGATCTATGTCCGTTCCAAGAATGTTGCAACGCAAGAGATTACCCTGAATGCACCGCTGTATGACGCGGCGGGGACGCAGAATTTTACCTTCCGTAAGTTTCAGTACATGGTGGATTTCAGCGGTTTCGCCTCGCTGTCAAAATTCGTGATGGCGGATGTCGAATTCCAGTGCAACGACCGCTGCAGCGCTATCAATCTTGCGCCTGCGGGGCTGATCTTTCACCTGCGCGATTGTTTTGTCAGCCGCCCCAAGAACCGGGGCATCACCTCAATCGGTGGGGGCTGTCAGGGCATGTTGATTGACCGCTGTCAGTTCCTGTCGGCTGAAGATGCGCTGACCGTGCCGAACCGCAGCAGTATCGCGCTGAACACCAACGCCAACGACGTGAAGCTTCGCGATTGCCGTGCGACGAAGTTCCGCCACTTCGCGCTTCTGGCGGGCGGCAATAGCATCGTGACGGGCAATCACTTCTTCCAAGGGGATGAGGTCGACAACGGCGTGCGTTCGGCGGGTCTGATCCTTGCCTCGGCCCATACCAGCGCGGTGGTGACGGGCAATTACGTCGATAATTGCTTTATCGAATGGACGAATGAGCAAGACCCGACACCGGCTTTCACCTCAGGCTATTCGTTCAGCGCGCTCAGCATTAGCGACAATATCTTCCTGTCAGGAGAGGTCGCGCCATGGTTCAGCTATATCGTGGTGAAGCCGCATGGGGCGGGGCATTTCCTGAGCGGGGTAAGCATCACCAGCAACCGCTTCCGCAGTTTGAACGGCAGCATCGACCGGGCAGAGCGGGTGGACACGACTTTTGCTGACCTCGATATGTCGCGTTGCAAGAACGTGGTGATGAAAGGCAATTCTTTTCACGCTGTTACGACGCAAGTGGAGAATATGGCCGAGATTGAGTTCAATCAGTCCACGCCTTCGGAGACATGGGTCATTAATACTTCCGGGCACCTACCGTTTGAGGGGCAGGCGCTGAATACCGATGCCGTGATGGCCCATGGCGCGATCCGCAACAGCAACAATGTAGCGCAGTTTGACATGCCTTACGTCACACATGCTGAAGGGGCTGATCGGGATCAGATCCATTTGGTTTGGCCCACGCCGGTGAAGGGGAAAGTCTCGGTCATGGTGCGGATGGACAGCCGGTAG
- a CDS encoding DUF4864 domain-containing protein has translation MRNAVLTFFGGLVLSALLSFGAAAQQAEIEETINSQFDAFRADDFAAALEFATPNLQRFFQTPENFRSMVSNGYPMVQNPAEVRFLDRRADGTRFFQVVQVVDPKGFTHLLGYLMEQTEEGWRIGAVQILDAPGANV, from the coding sequence ATGCGCAACGCGGTACTTACGTTTTTCGGAGGGCTGGTGCTTTCGGCCCTCCTGAGTTTTGGCGCAGCGGCGCAGCAGGCTGAGATCGAAGAGACGATCAACAGCCAGTTTGACGCCTTTCGCGCGGATGATTTCGCCGCTGCTTTGGAGTTCGCCACGCCGAACTTGCAGCGCTTTTTCCAGACCCCCGAAAATTTTCGCAGCATGGTCAGCAATGGCTACCCAATGGTGCAGAACCCCGCTGAGGTGCGGTTTCTGGATCGCCGCGCGGATGGTACGCGGTTCTTCCAAGTGGTGCAGGTCGTTGACCCCAAGGGCTTCACGCATCTGCTGGGCTATCTGATGGAGCAGACCGAGGAAGGCTGGCGCATTGGCGCGGTGCAAATCCTCGATGCGCCGGGCGCGAATGTGTGA
- a CDS encoding lysine--tRNA ligase — MSETRDAALSSKAWPFEEARRVLKRYAKKPPEKGYVLFETGYGPSGLPHIGTFGEVLRTTMIKRAFEEISDIPTKLVCFSDDLDGMRKVPGNVPQQEMLAEHMHRPLTSVPDPFGTHESFGHHNNAMLRRFLDTFGFEYEFYSAREFYRSGQFDEVLLRACEKYDEIMAVMLKSLREERAQTYSIFLPIHPETGRVMYVPMKEVNAKDGTITFDDEDGTEMTLPVTGGNVKLQWKPDFGARWAALDVDFEMYGKEHATNTAIYDRICEILGGKKPEHFSYELFLDENGQKISKSSGNGISIDQWLTYASTESLSYFMFLKPKTAKRMHFDVIPKAVDEYHQQLRAYETQDAKGRLNNPVWHIHGGDVPKSDMVVPFSMLLNLASVSSAEDKSQLWGFIQRYAPEATPETNPGMDQAAGHAVHYFNDFVKPQKVFRAPTELEREALEDLRDRLKVWDGGLDAEALQSMVFAVGKERFDPLRDWFTALYEVLLGASQGPRFGGFIALYGVDETVALIDDALAGKLTAA; from the coding sequence ATGTCCGAGACCCGAGACGCGGCACTTAGCAGCAAAGCATGGCCCTTTGAAGAAGCGCGCCGGGTGCTCAAACGTTATGCGAAGAAGCCGCCAGAGAAGGGCTATGTGCTGTTTGAGACGGGCTATGGCCCCTCTGGTCTGCCGCATATCGGCACTTTTGGCGAAGTGCTGCGCACTACGATGATCAAGCGCGCCTTTGAGGAGATCAGCGACATTCCGACCAAGCTGGTGTGCTTTTCGGATGATCTCGACGGCATGCGCAAAGTGCCGGGCAATGTGCCGCAGCAGGAGATGCTGGCTGAGCATATGCACCGCCCGCTGACTTCGGTGCCGGATCCTTTTGGCACGCATGAGAGCTTTGGCCACCACAACAACGCCATGCTGCGCCGCTTCCTTGATACTTTTGGTTTTGAGTATGAGTTTTACTCGGCCCGCGAATTCTACCGATCGGGCCAGTTTGACGAGGTGCTGCTGCGCGCCTGCGAAAAGTATGATGAGATCATGGCGGTGATGCTGAAATCGCTGCGCGAAGAGCGGGCGCAGACCTATTCGATCTTCCTGCCAATTCATCCTGAAACGGGCCGCGTGATGTATGTGCCGATGAAGGAGGTCAACGCCAAAGACGGCACGATCACCTTTGACGATGAAGACGGCACAGAGATGACGCTCCCGGTGACTGGCGGCAATGTAAAGCTACAGTGGAAGCCTGATTTCGGCGCGCGTTGGGCCGCGTTGGATGTCGATTTCGAGATGTACGGCAAGGAGCACGCGACGAACACGGCGATCTATGACCGGATTTGTGAGATTTTGGGCGGCAAGAAGCCCGAGCATTTCAGCTATGAACTGTTCCTTGATGAGAACGGGCAGAAGATCTCGAAATCCAGCGGCAACGGTATCTCGATTGACCAGTGGTTGACCTATGCCAGCACCGAGAGCCTGTCGTATTTCATGTTCCTTAAGCCCAAGACGGCCAAGCGCATGCATTTTGACGTGATCCCCAAGGCGGTTGATGAGTACCACCAGCAGCTGCGGGCTTATGAGACGCAGGATGCCAAGGGGCGGTTGAACAACCCGGTTTGGCATATTCACGGTGGTGATGTGCCCAAATCGGATATGGTTGTGCCGTTCTCGATGCTGCTGAACCTCGCGAGCGTGTCGAGTGCCGAGGACAAATCGCAGCTTTGGGGCTTTATCCAGCGCTATGCGCCAGAGGCCACGCCCGAGACCAACCCCGGGATGGATCAGGCCGCAGGCCATGCGGTGCATTATTTCAATGACTTCGTGAAACCGCAAAAGGTGTTCCGCGCGCCAACTGAGCTGGAGCGTGAAGCACTGGAAGACCTGCGCGATCGGTTGAAGGTGTGGGATGGAGGCTTGGACGCCGAAGCCTTGCAAAGCATGGTTTTTGCGGTCGGCAAAGAGCGTTTCGATCCGCTGCGCGACTGGTTTACCGCGCTTTACGAAGTGCTGCTGGGTGCCAGCCAAGGGCCGCGTTTCGGCGGGTTTATCGCGCTTTACGGCGTGGATGAGACCGTGGCGCTGATCGATGATGCGCTTGCGGGCAAGCTGACCGCCGCGTGA
- a CDS encoding tellurite resistance TerB family protein, translating into MPDTSSLSLSAQDCLVALMIAVSASDEDIRTAELVKIESALNLLPVFSGYDNDRVATISKTVFDLFEQEDGLDALFGLIREALPERLNETAYALACDVAAADGTLDEAELRLLEEIRYELNIDRLHAAAIERGARARHLT; encoded by the coding sequence ATGCCCGACACATCTTCTCTCTCGCTCAGCGCTCAAGACTGCCTTGTCGCGCTGATGATCGCGGTCTCGGCCTCGGACGAAGACATTCGTACTGCCGAACTGGTGAAAATCGAATCCGCGCTGAACCTGCTGCCGGTATTTTCCGGCTATGACAACGACCGCGTCGCGACAATCAGCAAAACCGTCTTTGACCTGTTTGAGCAAGAAGACGGGCTTGATGCCCTCTTTGGCCTGATCCGCGAAGCCCTGCCCGAGCGCTTGAATGAGACTGCCTATGCGCTGGCCTGTGACGTGGCCGCCGCCGATGGCACGCTCGACGAAGCCGAGCTGCGCCTGCTCGAAGAAATCCGCTATGAGCTTAACATCGACCGGCTCCACGCCGCCGCGATTGAGCGCGGCGCGCGGGCGCGGCATCTGACCTAA
- the dacB gene encoding D-alanyl-D-alanine carboxypeptidase/D-alanyl-D-alanine endopeptidase, whose amino-acid sequence MAAVSAWAEAPTTSLRPIGRDADLYKQAIPNVSEIIADSGITGTVAFAVIDVESGIWLEASNATDGIPPASSIKAITALYALDQLGPDHVFETRLLATGGVVNGEVQGDLILVGGGDPTLDSDNLGKMAEELKEAGIIGVKGKFKVYEGSLPSTFAIDPEQPDHVGYNPGVSGIALNYNRVHFEWKRDGNGYDVTMEGRAARYAPAVRAASMEVVDRSGPVYTYENRPDRDVWTVAKSALGSGGARWLPIRRPGVYAGDLFATIARSHGIKLGDAELAEALPEGETLVTHRSAKLQPILKDMLEYSTNLTAEMVGMAASSKRLGTVASLRASAAEMNKWAVEELGMENPAMVDHSGLGDDSKMTVHDMAGGLARIHGTGLRPILKPVYLRDDRGRPQTNGPIKIDAKTGTLNFVSALAGFLTTPEDRVLAFAILTANMDQRAKIPRAERERPPGARTWNGRAKRVQRGLLERWGLLYNAAVEPEPEAAAAPEADTTPEVQPEAEAVLEDS is encoded by the coding sequence ATGGCAGCGGTCTCCGCTTGGGCCGAGGCACCGACAACTTCATTGCGCCCGATTGGGCGCGATGCCGATCTATATAAACAGGCCATTCCCAATGTGTCCGAGATCATCGCGGACAGCGGGATCACCGGCACGGTCGCCTTTGCCGTGATCGATGTCGAAAGCGGCATCTGGCTGGAGGCGTCCAACGCCACTGACGGCATTCCGCCTGCGAGTAGTATCAAGGCGATCACCGCGCTTTATGCGCTGGATCAACTAGGGCCGGATCATGTGTTTGAGACGCGGTTGCTGGCGACCGGCGGCGTGGTCAATGGAGAAGTGCAGGGCGATCTGATCCTTGTCGGTGGGGGCGACCCGACGCTCGACAGTGACAACCTAGGCAAGATGGCCGAAGAGTTGAAAGAGGCGGGCATCATTGGGGTGAAGGGCAAGTTCAAGGTCTATGAAGGGTCTTTGCCTTCGACTTTTGCCATTGATCCCGAACAGCCCGATCATGTGGGATATAACCCCGGCGTCTCAGGCATCGCGCTGAACTACAACCGGGTGCATTTCGAATGGAAGCGCGACGGCAACGGCTATGACGTGACGATGGAGGGCCGCGCGGCGCGTTATGCGCCAGCGGTGCGTGCGGCCTCGATGGAGGTCGTGGACCGCAGCGGGCCGGTCTACACTTACGAAAACAGGCCCGACCGCGATGTCTGGACCGTGGCGAAGTCTGCCTTGGGCTCGGGTGGCGCGCGTTGGCTGCCAATCCGCCGGCCCGGCGTTTACGCGGGCGATCTTTTCGCGACGATTGCCCGCAGCCACGGCATTAAACTGGGCGATGCAGAGCTGGCCGAAGCGCTGCCCGAAGGCGAGACCCTCGTCACCCATCGCAGCGCGAAACTGCAGCCGATCCTGAAAGATATGCTGGAATATTCTACGAACCTTACGGCAGAGATGGTCGGTATGGCGGCCAGCTCTAAGCGGCTAGGGACGGTGGCAAGCCTACGCGCTTCGGCGGCAGAAATGAACAAATGGGCAGTCGAAGAACTGGGCATGGAAAACCCGGCGATGGTTGACCACTCCGGCCTCGGCGATGACAGCAAGATGACTGTGCATGACATGGCCGGGGGGCTGGCGCGCATTCACGGGACGGGGCTGCGGCCAATTTTAAAGCCTGTGTATCTGCGTGATGACCGTGGCCGACCGCAGACCAACGGTCCGATAAAGATTGACGCAAAAACCGGGACGCTAAATTTCGTTTCTGCGCTGGCGGGGTTCCTCACCACACCTGAAGACCGTGTGCTTGCCTTTGCGATTTTGACTGCAAACATGGACCAGCGGGCCAAGATCCCCCGTGCAGAGCGTGAGCGTCCGCCGGGTGCCCGGACGTGGAATGGGCGGGCCAAACGTGTGCAGCGTGGCCTGTTGGAGCGTTGGGGGCTGCTTTATAATGCGGCGGTCGAACCAGAGCCAGAAGCTGCGGCAGCGCCTGAAGCTGACACCACGCCCGAAGTCCAGCCGGAAGCGGAAGCCGTTTTGGAAGACTCCTAA
- a CDS encoding DMT family transporter, producing the protein MQRAIPIMFIAMSLIPAGDSAGKILTTGMGVAPVFVAWSRFAIGALMVLPFLPRGTWALMRDWRLWLRAATLASGITCIQTALQTEAIANVFAAFFIGPMISYLLAALFLRERITLLRSALILLGFCGVLLVVRPGMGGGSGGPGLLFAVAAGLFYGVFLTMSRWLSDVAAPLALTFTQLAMSAVMLLPLGLMNLPYATLAVAGLATTSALFSMLGNLLLLYAYRRAPATRLAPLVYFQLIAAVLLGLFLFSTLPDALTWAGLAVIIAAGITSARLR; encoded by the coding sequence ATGCAACGCGCTATTCCCATCATGTTTATCGCCATGTCGCTGATCCCCGCCGGGGACAGCGCGGGCAAGATTTTGACCACCGGAATGGGCGTGGCGCCGGTCTTCGTTGCGTGGTCGCGATTTGCCATCGGCGCGCTGATGGTCCTGCCGTTCCTGCCGCGCGGGACATGGGCGTTGATGCGCGACTGGCGGCTCTGGTTGCGGGCAGCAACGCTGGCGTCGGGGATCACATGTATTCAAACCGCGCTCCAGACCGAAGCCATCGCCAATGTCTTTGCCGCCTTCTTTATCGGGCCGATGATCAGCTACCTGTTGGCTGCGCTTTTCCTACGAGAGCGGATCACCCTGCTGCGCAGCGCGCTGATCCTGCTGGGGTTCTGCGGCGTGTTGCTGGTCGTGCGTCCTGGCATGGGCGGCGGCTCAGGCGGGCCGGGTCTGCTCTTTGCTGTAGCGGCGGGGCTCTTCTATGGCGTGTTTCTCACCATGTCACGCTGGCTGTCAGATGTGGCTGCCCCCTTGGCGCTGACCTTCACCCAACTGGCGATGAGCGCGGTGATGCTGCTGCCCTTGGGCCTAATGAACCTGCCATACGCGACCTTGGCTGTGGCCGGGCTTGCCACCACCAGCGCGCTGTTTTCCATGCTGGGCAATCTGCTACTGCTCTATGCCTATCGCCGTGCGCCCGCAACACGACTGGCGCCGCTGGTCTACTTCCAACTGATTGCGGCGGTGCTGCTGGGGCTGTTCCTGTTCAGTACCCTGCCCGACGCGCTTACATGGGCGGGCCTTGCGGTGATCATCGCCGCTGGCATCACCTCGGCCCGGCTACGCTGA
- a CDS encoding nicotinate-nucleotide adenylyltransferase, which yields MPFATKGQVIGLLGGSFDPAHEGHAHITREAIKRFGLDRVWWLLSPGNPLKEHGPAPMAQRMARARAVMDHPRVEITDIEAQLGTRYTAQTLGALRRHYPGVRFVWLMGADNLAQFHLWQDWRQIMETVPVGVLARPGQRISARMSRAAALYAPYRIAGRNSQLLAHATAPAWCFVNVPMVDVSSTALRAAGGWRSA from the coding sequence ATGCCATTCGCCACCAAGGGGCAGGTCATCGGCCTGTTGGGCGGGTCGTTTGACCCGGCGCATGAAGGGCATGCGCATATCACCCGCGAGGCAATAAAGCGGTTTGGGCTGGACCGCGTGTGGTGGCTGCTGAGCCCCGGCAACCCGCTGAAAGAGCACGGACCGGCGCCCATGGCGCAGCGCATGGCGCGGGCGCGGGCGGTGATGGATCACCCGCGGGTCGAGATCACGGATATCGAGGCGCAGCTTGGCACGCGCTATACGGCGCAGACACTCGGCGCCCTGCGGCGGCACTATCCCGGCGTGCGGTTTGTCTGGCTAATGGGGGCCGATAACCTTGCGCAGTTTCATCTGTGGCAAGACTGGCGGCAGATTATGGAGACGGTGCCGGTTGGCGTGCTCGCGCGGCCCGGACAGCGTATCTCGGCACGAATGAGCCGGGCGGCGGCGCTTTATGCGCCCTACCGGATTGCGGGGCGGAACAGTCAACTGCTGGCCCATGCCACAGCGCCCGCGTGGTGTTTTGTGAATGTGCCGATGGTTGATGTGTCGTCAACCGCGCTGCGGGCGGCGGGGGGCTGGCGCTCAGCGTAG
- a CDS encoding alanine/glycine:cation symporter family protein, protein MNKLFTFAMAIFASLLPGLASAQEAVGIDQRINQIFADYTGWYVSFIFAPLPGTNFSWIALWLVVGAVVFTVYFGAIQVKGFWHSIQLVRGDYSDPDDAGEVSHFQALATALSGTVGLGNIAGVAVAVSIGGPGATFWMVVAGLFGMATKFTECTLGVKYRNEFPDGHVSGGPMYYIVKGFAERGLPLGGFMAVLFSIFTILGALGGGNMFQANQAHAQLAGVLGDYPGWITGVVLAGVTFAVIAGGLKSIARVTEKVVPFMGVFYVLVSLLILIINWDMIGWAFGQIFMGAFTGLGVVGGFTGALIQGFRRAAFSNEAGIGSAAIAHSAVRTKEPVTEGYVALLEPFIDTVVICTMTALVIVISGVLNQDPETGLYIWNAEAGRIATEGGVSGVALTSAAYARAFSWFPILLMIAVVLFAFSTMISWSYYGLKAWTYLFGEGAVKELIFKIIFCVFIVIGAAASLGPVIDFSDAMLFSMAIVNIIALYFLMPIVKRELNSYVARLRSGEIVKHK, encoded by the coding sequence ATGAATAAGCTATTTACCTTTGCGATGGCCATTTTTGCGTCATTGCTGCCGGGCCTTGCCTCTGCGCAAGAGGCTGTCGGCATCGACCAGCGTATCAACCAGATTTTTGCCGATTACACCGGCTGGTACGTTTCATTCATCTTCGCCCCGCTGCCGGGCACGAATTTCTCATGGATCGCGCTGTGGCTGGTCGTGGGTGCGGTGGTCTTCACCGTCTATTTCGGTGCCATTCAGGTCAAAGGGTTTTGGCATTCGATCCAACTGGTGCGGGGCGATTATTCTGATCCGGACGATGCGGGCGAAGTGAGCCACTTTCAGGCGCTGGCGACGGCGCTGTCGGGCACCGTGGGTCTGGGCAACATCGCGGGCGTGGCCGTGGCTGTCAGCATCGGCGGGCCGGGCGCGACATTCTGGATGGTGGTTGCGGGCCTGTTCGGCATGGCGACCAAGTTCACCGAATGTACGCTGGGCGTGAAATACCGCAATGAATTCCCCGACGGCCATGTCTCGGGCGGGCCGATGTATTACATCGTTAAGGGCTTCGCCGAACGCGGCCTGCCGCTGGGCGGGTTCATGGCGGTGCTGTTTTCGATCTTCACCATTCTGGGCGCACTTGGCGGCGGCAACATGTTCCAAGCCAACCAAGCGCACGCGCAGCTTGCGGGCGTGCTGGGGGATTATCCGGGCTGGATCACAGGCGTCGTTCTTGCTGGTGTGACCTTTGCGGTGATCGCGGGTGGCCTGAAATCCATTGCGCGGGTGACTGAAAAGGTCGTGCCGTTCATGGGTGTCTTCTATGTGCTGGTGTCGCTGCTGATCCTGATCATCAACTGGGATATGATCGGCTGGGCCTTTGGCCAAATCTTCATGGGGGCCTTCACTGGTCTCGGTGTCGTTGGCGGCTTTACCGGGGCGCTGATCCAGGGCTTCCGTCGGGCGGCATTCTCCAATGAGGCGGGCATCGGTTCGGCTGCGATTGCCCACTCTGCCGTGCGGACCAAAGAGCCGGTGACTGAAGGCTATGTCGCACTGCTGGAGCCGTTCATCGACACGGTGGTCATCTGCACGATGACCGCGCTTGTGATCGTCATCAGCGGTGTGTTGAACCAAGACCCAGAAACCGGTCTGTATATCTGGAACGCCGAGGCGGGCCGGATCGCGACCGAAGGTGGTGTGAGCGGCGTGGCGCTGACCTCGGCGGCCTACGCGCGGGCGTTCTCTTGGTTCCCGATCCTGCTGATGATCGCGGTGGTGCTCTTTGCCTTCTCGACGATGATCAGCTGGTCCTACTACGGCCTCAAGGCTTGGACCTATCTGTTCGGCGAAGGGGCGGTGAAAGAGTTGATCTTTAAGATCATCTTCTGCGTCTTCATCGTGATTGGTGCGGCCGCAAGCCTTGGGCCGGTGATCGACTTCAGCGATGCGATGCTGTTCTCGATGGCGATTGTGAACATCATTGCGCTCTACTTCCTGATGCCGATCGTGAAACGCGAGCTGAACAGCTATGTTGCACGGCTGCGCTCGGGCGAGATCGTGAAGCACAAGTAA
- a CDS encoding universal stress protein, with translation MSKSTIVVGLDGSEAGARALAFAQAQAKQIGDCSITVCFVIEWSPFTFQTKEENEQRHMRREQELQRAHDVVLDPAVAEAKASGVEVEGIVRHGDVADILEGVAKKRGAIQIVVGRVGERGLKRLFGGVTGRLVAGSSVPVTIIP, from the coding sequence ATGTCAAAATCCACAATCGTTGTGGGTCTGGACGGATCAGAGGCCGGCGCGCGTGCTTTGGCCTTTGCTCAAGCTCAGGCCAAACAGATCGGGGACTGTTCGATCACGGTTTGCTTCGTGATCGAATGGTCGCCTTTCACCTTTCAGACCAAGGAAGAGAACGAGCAGCGCCATATGCGGCGCGAGCAGGAGTTGCAGCGCGCCCATGACGTGGTGCTTGATCCGGCGGTGGCAGAGGCCAAAGCCTCGGGCGTGGAGGTCGAGGGGATCGTGCGACACGGTGATGTGGCCGATATCCTTGAAGGTGTCGCCAAAAAGCGCGGTGCGATCCAGATCGTCGTCGGTCGGGTCGGTGAGCGCGGGCTCAAGCGGCTTTTTGGTGGGGTGACGGGCCGGTTGGTCGCGGGCTCCAGCGTGCCGGTCACGATTATTCCCTGA